Proteins from a single region of Streptomyces spectabilis:
- a CDS encoding NADP-dependent oxidoreductase has translation MAKAYVYTRHGGPEVEALIDREPPRPGPGQLLVAVRAAGVNPVDHKLRGGYRRPGQAAAELPEVLGSEAAGVVEEVGPDVTGFAVGDAVFGSTLTGGYAEYTLLPVAIAAHKPDGLSFAEAAALPVAAATAYDGVRQLALAAGATLLVTGVGGGVGGYAARLARHEGLRVIGTASEGKKEYVESLGAVHVAPGPELVERIRALAPDGVDGVFDLVGGDHLRAVAELVADRTKLITAGGKQIVAELGGSPVARARSAEVLDAVAALAAADVLRPHLTATYPLERAGEALRAVESGHARGKVVIEVGR, from the coding sequence ATGGCCAAGGCGTATGTGTACACCCGGCACGGTGGCCCCGAGGTGGAGGCCCTCATCGACCGGGAGCCGCCGCGGCCGGGCCCGGGCCAGCTCCTGGTCGCCGTGCGCGCCGCGGGCGTCAACCCCGTCGACCACAAGCTGCGCGGCGGCTACCGCAGGCCGGGCCAGGCGGCCGCGGAGCTGCCAGAGGTCCTCGGCAGCGAGGCGGCGGGCGTCGTCGAGGAGGTCGGCCCGGACGTCACCGGCTTCGCCGTCGGCGACGCGGTGTTCGGGTCCACGCTCACCGGCGGGTACGCCGAGTACACGCTCCTTCCCGTGGCGATCGCCGCGCACAAGCCGGACGGCCTTTCGTTCGCCGAGGCGGCGGCCCTGCCCGTCGCCGCCGCGACCGCGTACGACGGCGTCCGCCAGCTCGCCCTCGCCGCCGGGGCCACGCTGTTGGTCACGGGCGTCGGCGGCGGGGTCGGCGGCTACGCCGCGCGGCTCGCGCGCCACGAGGGGCTGCGCGTCATCGGCACGGCCAGCGAGGGCAAGAAGGAGTACGTCGAGTCGCTCGGGGCCGTGCACGTGGCGCCGGGCCCCGAGCTGGTGGAGCGGATCCGGGCGCTCGCGCCGGACGGCGTCGACGGCGTCTTCGACCTGGTCGGCGGCGACCACCTGCGGGCCGTCGCCGAGCTTGTGGCGGACCGCACGAAGCTGATCACCGCGGGCGGCAAGCAGATCGTCGCCGAGCTCGGCGGCTCCCCCGTCGCGCGGGCCCGCAGCGCCGAGGTCCTGGACGCGGTGGCCGCGCTCGCCGCCGCGGACGTGCTGCGCCCGCACCTCACGGCCACGTATCCGCTGGAGCGGGCGGGCGAGGCGCTCAGGGCCGTCGAGTCGGGGCACGCGCGCGGCAAGGTCGTGATCGAGGTCGGGCGGTGA
- a CDS encoding phosphocholine-specific phospholipase C → MPEINRRRFLQLAGGTAAFSALSESIGRAASLPARRRSGSIEDVEHIVVLMQENRSFDHYFGTLKGVRGFGDPRPVALPGGKPVWHQKGGGKEVLPFHPDAADLGMQFIAGLDHDWAGGHRAFNNGAYDQWIPAKSERTMAYLTRGDIPFHYALADAFTICDAYHCSFMGATDPNRYYMLTGHVGNDGTGGGPVLGNQEAGYGWTTYAERLEKAGISWKVYQDIGDGLDAAGKWGWITDAYRGNYGDNSLLYFNTFRGAKPGDPLYDKARTGTNVKAGDGYFDILKADVKADRLPQISWIAAPEAFSEHPNWPVNYGAWYIAQVLDALTANPEVWAKTALFITYDENDGYFDHVVPPYVPSSANQGLSTVATALDHFPGNAQYAAGHYGLGQRVPMVVVSPWSTGGFVCSQVLDHTSIIRFMERRFGVREPNISPWRRAVCGDLTAAFDFAGRDTSPAALPDTSGYEPPDHARHPDYYPKPPVSPALPKQESGSRRTRPLPYAPLVDGLATPADGKFRLTFGGGDAAGVCFHVRAGNRGDGPWTYTTEAGKTLSDAWNSAYSGGSHDLSVFGPNGFLRTFKGPGKKAGPEVTARHDRATGNIKLTLTNAGTTACVLTVTNAYGGRKETFQVKPGATVQHTVDLRGSERWYDLTVLADTDAGFLRRLAGHVETGAAGVSDPGLATA, encoded by the coding sequence ATGCCCGAAATCAACCGGCGCCGCTTCCTGCAACTCGCCGGCGGCACGGCCGCGTTCTCCGCGCTCTCCGAGAGCATCGGTCGCGCCGCGTCCCTGCCCGCACGGCGCCGCTCCGGCTCCATCGAGGACGTGGAGCACATCGTCGTCCTGATGCAGGAGAACCGTTCCTTCGACCACTACTTCGGCACCCTCAAGGGCGTGCGCGGCTTCGGTGACCCCCGCCCGGTGGCGCTGCCCGGCGGCAAGCCGGTGTGGCACCAGAAGGGCGGCGGCAAGGAGGTCCTGCCGTTCCACCCGGACGCGGCCGACCTGGGCATGCAGTTCATCGCCGGGCTCGACCACGACTGGGCGGGCGGCCACCGGGCGTTCAACAACGGCGCGTACGACCAGTGGATCCCGGCCAAGTCCGAGCGGACCATGGCCTACCTCACGCGCGGGGACATCCCCTTCCACTACGCGCTCGCCGACGCCTTCACCATCTGCGACGCCTACCACTGCTCGTTCATGGGGGCCACCGATCCCAACCGCTACTACATGCTCACCGGGCACGTCGGCAACGACGGCACCGGCGGCGGCCCCGTCCTCGGCAACCAGGAGGCGGGCTACGGCTGGACCACGTACGCCGAGCGCCTGGAGAAGGCCGGGATCTCCTGGAAGGTGTACCAGGACATCGGCGACGGCCTGGACGCGGCGGGCAAATGGGGCTGGATCACGGACGCCTACCGCGGCAACTACGGCGACAACTCCCTCCTCTACTTCAACACCTTCCGCGGCGCCAAGCCCGGCGACCCCCTCTACGACAAGGCCCGCACCGGCACGAACGTCAAGGCGGGCGACGGCTACTTCGACATCCTGAAGGCCGACGTCAAGGCGGACCGGCTGCCGCAGATCTCCTGGATCGCCGCCCCCGAGGCCTTCAGCGAGCACCCCAACTGGCCCGTGAACTACGGCGCCTGGTACATCGCACAGGTCCTGGACGCGCTCACCGCCAACCCCGAGGTGTGGGCGAAGACCGCCCTGTTCATCACGTACGACGAGAACGACGGGTACTTCGACCACGTCGTGCCGCCCTACGTCCCCTCATCGGCGAACCAGGGCCTGTCCACCGTCGCCACCGCGCTCGACCACTTCCCGGGCAACGCCCAGTACGCCGCCGGGCACTACGGCCTCGGCCAGCGCGTGCCGATGGTCGTCGTGTCGCCGTGGAGCACCGGCGGGTTCGTCTGCTCCCAGGTGCTCGACCACACCTCGATCATCCGCTTCATGGAGCGCAGGTTCGGCGTGCGCGAGCCGAACATCTCGCCGTGGCGCCGGGCCGTCTGCGGCGACCTGACCGCCGCGTTCGACTTCGCGGGCCGGGACACCTCCCCGGCCGCGCTGCCCGACACCTCCGGCTACGAGCCGCCGGACCACGCGCGCCACCCCGACTACTACCCGAAGCCGCCCGTGAGCCCGGCCCTGCCGAAGCAGGAGTCCGGCTCCCGGCGCACCCGCCCGCTGCCGTACGCACCCCTCGTCGACGGCCTGGCGACGCCCGCCGACGGCAAGTTCCGGCTCACCTTCGGCGGCGGGGACGCGGCGGGCGTCTGCTTCCACGTACGCGCGGGCAACCGCGGCGACGGACCCTGGACCTACACCACCGAGGCCGGGAAGACGCTCTCCGACGCCTGGAACTCGGCGTACTCGGGCGGCAGTCACGACCTGTCCGTGTTCGGCCCCAACGGCTTCCTGCGCACCTTCAAGGGTCCCGGCAAGAAGGCGGGACCCGAGGTCACCGCCCGCCACGACCGCGCCACCGGCAACATCAAGCTCACCCTCACCAACGCGGGAACCACCGCCTGCGTCCTGACGGTGACGAACGCCTACGGCGGCCGCAAGGAGACCTTCCAGGTCAAGCCCGGCGCGACCGTCCAGCACACGGTGGACCTGCGGGGCAGTGAGCGCTGGTACGACCTGACGGTCCTCGCCGACACCGACGCGGGGTTCCTGCGGCGCCTGGCCGGGCACGTGGAGACCGGCGCGGCCGGAGTGAGCGACCCGGGCCTCGCCACGGCCTGA
- the valS gene encoding valine--tRNA ligase: MNRTHRPSGAPDKPVLDGLEQHWSRRWAEDGVYAFDADAARTGPRDAVFSIDTPPPTVSGSLHVGHVFSYTHTDTVARYQRMRGKNVFYPMGWDDNGLPTERRVQNHYGVRCDPTVAYDPDFTPPERPGKRQVPVSRRTFIELCERLTAEDERAFEDLWRTLGLSVDWSRTYRTIDARARAASQAAFLDDLARGDAYLAEAPTLWDVTFRTAVAQAELEDRERPGAYHRIGFRGPDGRAVLVDTTRPELLPACVALVAHPDDERYRDLVGTSVRSPLFDVEVPVVAHHLAAPDKGTGIAMVCTFGDTTDVTWWRELRLATRPVIGWDGRFLAAAPSGLTSPAALAAYADLAGATAHTARERVVAMLRAGGELHGEPRPVTHAVKFFEKGDKPLEIVTTRQWYLRNGGRDERLRSALLARGAELQWHPPHMKVRYDNWVGGLNGDWLISRQRFFGVPIPLWYPLDGEGEPDHGRPIVPDPAALPVDPGAQAPPGYAEHQRGEPHGFTGDPDVMDTWATSSLTPQIAGRRLADPELFARVFPMDLRPQAHEIIRTWLFATVVRAHTGHGTLPWRHAAISGWILDPDRKKMSKSKGNAVTPTDLLDQHGSDAVRYWAASARPGTDTAFDTGQMKIGRRLATKLLNVGKFVLGIGGDPGARAVTEPLDRALLAALATTVEEASAAFDAFDHARALDRAEQFFWRFCDDYVELVKARAYGDHGDEAARDSARATLHTALDTVVRLFAPVLPFVTEEVRSWYADGSVHRAAWPSAEALRALAGDADPAVLTAAGEVIAHVRKAKSLARLSLRAEVGTVELWAPRATLDRFALAERDVRAAGRVGTVSVREADGELRVEVLLTPFR, encoded by the coding sequence ATGAACCGCACCCACCGCCCGAGCGGCGCCCCGGACAAGCCCGTCCTCGACGGTCTTGAGCAGCACTGGTCCCGGCGGTGGGCAGAGGACGGCGTATACGCCTTCGACGCGGACGCCGCCCGCACCGGGCCGCGCGACGCCGTCTTCTCCATCGACACCCCGCCGCCCACGGTGAGCGGCTCCCTGCACGTCGGCCACGTCTTCTCGTACACGCACACCGACACCGTCGCCCGCTACCAGCGCATGCGCGGCAAGAACGTCTTCTACCCCATGGGCTGGGACGACAACGGCCTGCCCACGGAGCGCCGGGTGCAGAACCACTACGGCGTCCGCTGCGACCCCACCGTGGCGTACGACCCCGACTTCACCCCGCCCGAGCGGCCCGGCAAGCGGCAGGTCCCCGTCTCCCGGCGGACCTTCATCGAGCTGTGCGAGCGCCTCACCGCCGAGGACGAGCGGGCCTTCGAGGACCTGTGGCGCACGCTCGGCCTGTCCGTCGACTGGTCGCGGACGTACCGGACGATCGACGCGCGGGCCCGCGCCGCGTCGCAGGCCGCCTTCCTCGACGACCTGGCGCGCGGCGACGCCTACCTGGCCGAGGCGCCCACGCTGTGGGACGTCACCTTCCGCACGGCCGTCGCGCAGGCCGAGCTGGAGGACAGGGAGCGGCCGGGCGCCTACCACCGGATCGGCTTCCGCGGCCCCGACGGCCGTGCCGTCCTCGTCGACACCACCCGGCCCGAACTCCTGCCCGCCTGCGTCGCCCTGGTCGCGCACCCGGACGACGAGCGCTACCGCGACCTGGTCGGCACGTCCGTCCGCTCGCCCCTGTTCGACGTCGAGGTCCCCGTCGTCGCGCACCACCTGGCCGCGCCCGACAAGGGCACGGGCATCGCGATGGTGTGCACGTTCGGCGACACCACGGACGTCACGTGGTGGCGCGAACTGCGGCTCGCCACCCGGCCGGTCATCGGCTGGGACGGCCGCTTCCTCGCGGCCGCGCCGAGCGGCCTCACCTCGCCCGCCGCCCTCGCCGCGTACGCCGACCTCGCGGGCGCCACCGCGCACACCGCGCGGGAGCGCGTCGTCGCGATGCTGCGCGCGGGCGGCGAGCTGCACGGCGAGCCGCGCCCCGTCACGCACGCGGTGAAGTTCTTCGAGAAGGGCGACAAGCCCCTGGAGATCGTCACCACCCGCCAGTGGTACCTGCGCAACGGCGGCAGGGACGAGCGGCTGCGGTCCGCGCTCCTGGCCCGCGGCGCGGAACTCCAGTGGCACCCGCCGCACATGAAGGTCCGCTACGACAACTGGGTCGGCGGCCTCAACGGCGACTGGCTGATCAGCCGCCAGCGCTTCTTCGGCGTCCCCATCCCGCTGTGGTACCCGCTCGACGGCGAGGGAGAGCCCGACCACGGCCGCCCGATCGTCCCGGACCCGGCGGCGCTGCCCGTCGACCCCGGCGCGCAGGCCCCGCCCGGCTACGCGGAGCACCAGCGCGGCGAGCCGCACGGCTTCACCGGCGATCCGGACGTCATGGACACCTGGGCCACCTCGTCGCTCACCCCGCAGATCGCCGGACGGCGCCTCGCGGACCCGGAGCTCTTCGCCCGTGTCTTCCCGATGGACCTGCGGCCGCAGGCCCACGAGATCATCCGCACCTGGCTGTTCGCCACGGTCGTGCGCGCCCACACGGGCCACGGCACCCTGCCGTGGCGGCACGCCGCGATCTCCGGCTGGATCCTCGACCCCGACCGCAAGAAGATGTCGAAGTCCAAGGGCAACGCCGTCACGCCCACGGACCTGCTGGACCAGCACGGCTCGGACGCGGTGCGCTACTGGGCGGCGAGCGCGCGGCCCGGCACGGACACCGCCTTCGACACCGGCCAGATGAAGATCGGCCGACGGCTCGCGACGAAGCTCCTCAACGTCGGGAAGTTCGTGCTCGGCATCGGCGGCGACCCGGGCGCACGAGCCGTGACCGAGCCGCTCGACCGCGCCCTGCTCGCCGCGCTCGCCACGACCGTCGAGGAGGCGAGCGCCGCCTTCGACGCGTTCGACCACGCGCGCGCCCTGGACCGCGCCGAACAGTTCTTCTGGCGCTTCTGCGACGACTACGTGGAGCTGGTCAAGGCCCGCGCGTACGGCGACCACGGCGACGAGGCGGCGCGCGACTCGGCCCGGGCGACGCTGCACACGGCTCTGGACACGGTGGTGCGGCTCTTCGCGCCCGTCCTGCCCTTCGTCACCGAGGAGGTCCGGTCCTGGTACGCGGACGGCAGCGTCCACCGTGCCGCGTGGCCGTCCGCCGAGGCGCTGCGGGCGCTCGCGGGGGACGCGGACCCGGCGGTCCTCACCGCGGCCGGCGAGGTCATCGCGCACGTCCGCAAGGCCAAGTCCCTCGCGCGCCTCTCCCTGCGGGCCGAGGTCGGGACCGTCGAGCTGTGGGCGCCGCGCGCGACGCTCGACCGCTTCGCCCTGGCCGAGCGGGACGTCCGGGCCGCGGGGCGGGTGGGGACGGTGTCGGTCCGCGAGGCCGACGGTGAGCTGCGCGTGGAGGTGCTGCTCACACCGTTCCGCTGA
- a CDS encoding phospholipid scramblase-related protein: MTTQSNTPAGWYPDPQGASQLLRWWDGAQWTDHTTANQQGAPGQQVPPQAGPAAAAPAQAVAEQAPFAAPQQAAPAADPAKVQRQVQQQAGITPAAQGGGTLFTEPVLVVNQKAKLIELTNEYKVMDQSGNQLGTVTQVDQSALKKVARFVSSVDQFMTHKLEIRDAHGTPQLRLTRPRKFMKSRVIVERPDGQPVGEIVQQNVFGKINFAMMANGQQVGAIKAENWRAWNFSIVDHTDNEVARITKTWEGLAKTMFTTADNYVLQIHFQLPEPLLSLVVATALTVDTALKQDSRGIG, encoded by the coding sequence GTGACAACGCAATCGAACACCCCTGCAGGCTGGTACCCGGACCCCCAGGGTGCCTCCCAGCTCCTCCGCTGGTGGGACGGCGCACAGTGGACCGACCACACCACGGCGAACCAGCAGGGCGCGCCGGGCCAGCAGGTTCCGCCCCAGGCGGGCCCGGCCGCGGCCGCTCCCGCGCAGGCCGTCGCCGAGCAGGCCCCGTTCGCCGCGCCGCAGCAGGCGGCCCCGGCGGCCGACCCGGCGAAGGTCCAGCGCCAGGTCCAGCAGCAGGCGGGCATCACGCCGGCCGCGCAGGGCGGCGGCACCCTGTTCACCGAGCCGGTCCTGGTGGTGAACCAGAAGGCCAAGCTGATCGAGCTGACCAACGAGTACAAGGTCATGGACCAGTCGGGCAACCAGCTCGGCACGGTCACGCAGGTCGACCAGAGCGCGCTGAAGAAGGTCGCCCGCTTCGTCTCCAGCGTCGATCAGTTCATGACGCACAAGCTGGAGATCCGCGACGCCCACGGCACGCCGCAGCTGCGCCTGACCCGCCCCCGCAAGTTCATGAAGTCGCGGGTCATCGTGGAGCGCCCGGACGGCCAGCCGGTCGGTGAGATCGTCCAGCAGAACGTCTTCGGGAAGATCAACTTCGCGATGATGGCCAACGGCCAGCAGGTCGGCGCCATCAAGGCGGAGAACTGGCGCGCCTGGAACTTCTCGATCGTCGACCACACCGACAACGAGGTGGCCCGGATCACGAAGACCTGGGAAGGCCTCGCCAAGACGATGTTCACGACGGCGGACAACTACGTCCTCCAGATCCACTTCCAGCTCCCGGAGCCGCTCCTGAGCCTGGTCGTGGCGACGGCCCTGACGGTGGACACGGCCCTCAAGCAGGACTCGCGCGGGATCGGCTGA
- a CDS encoding DMT family transporter, which yields MSATLLAVALSLVSAVAYATAAVAQERLAARLTDGGPRVLRLLGSGAWWASVGLNASAALLHVAALKYGPLTLVQPLGALTLVAAVPLGARLAGRRVTRLEWRGTGLTLIGLGTLLLTASGPAPDDTLSLPEALTVAAVTAAAIGVLSRRGARPGLRHATASGFASGVASALTQTVTVAATDASGPLLSARVVVVALLVAAFAVGGLFLSQTAYRGGLGAPLAVVTLANPVAASAIGVALLGERLRGGAGGVFLAAAGAALAAYGVVLLTRTPRGPAPAPGSLPSIPGQPEAAEAVAGEALPARRG from the coding sequence GTGAGCGCCACCCTGCTCGCCGTCGCGCTCTCCCTGGTGTCGGCCGTGGCCTACGCCACCGCGGCCGTCGCCCAGGAGCGGCTGGCCGCGCGCCTCACGGACGGCGGGCCCCGGGTGCTGCGGCTGCTCGGCAGCGGAGCGTGGTGGGCGTCCGTCGGGCTCAACGCCTCCGCCGCGCTGCTGCACGTCGCGGCCCTGAAGTACGGGCCGCTCACGCTGGTGCAGCCGCTCGGCGCGCTCACCCTGGTCGCCGCCGTGCCGCTGGGCGCGCGCCTGGCCGGGCGGCGCGTCACCCGCCTGGAGTGGCGGGGCACGGGACTCACGCTGATCGGTCTCGGGACGCTGCTGCTCACCGCGTCGGGCCCCGCGCCCGACGACACGCTGTCGCTTCCGGAGGCCCTGACGGTCGCCGCGGTGACGGCCGCCGCCATCGGGGTGCTCTCCCGGCGCGGCGCCCGTCCGGGCCTCCGGCACGCGACCGCGTCCGGCTTCGCGTCGGGCGTCGCCTCCGCGCTCACGCAGACCGTGACGGTCGCGGCGACCGACGCCTCCGGGCCCCTGCTCAGCGCGCGGGTCGTGGTCGTGGCGCTGCTCGTCGCGGCGTTCGCCGTCGGCGGTCTGTTCCTGTCGCAGACGGCGTACCGCGGCGGCCTGGGGGCACCGCTCGCCGTGGTCACGCTCGCCAACCCGGTGGCCGCGTCCGCGATCGGCGTCGCGCTCCTCGGGGAACGGCTGCGGGGCGGCGCGGGCGGGGTGTTCCTCGCGGCGGCGGGCGCGGCGCTCGCCGCGTACGGGGTGGTGCTCCTGACCCGGACGCCGCGGGGCCCCGCGCCCGCCCCCGGCTCCCTGCCGTCGATCCCCGGCCAGCCGGAAGCCGCGGAGGCGGTGGCCGGGGAGGCGCTGCCCGCGCGGCGCGGATAG
- a CDS encoding phosphatase PAP2 family protein, with protein MEARESRTEAAEGEPGISPGPPRTATAPPVERAAARPPLVRELLLVVGLFLVYKFGRQLANGHTGEALRNARRVWDAERTLRLPGEGLVQDALLHGDGVVHVANTYYATVHFPATLLFLVWLYLRRPRHYVWARRVLAVLTAAALALHLGFPLAPPRLLPTAHLVDTAQVYGPSVYAAKPAADTMANQFAAMPSLHFGWALMLAIGLIVATRSRWRWLWLLHPLITLLVIVGTANHYWLDALAAAALLGIALAVLRPPRPARSRVVRRSVPAASPAARPTAPPAADLVGSGAGR; from the coding sequence ATGGAAGCCCGCGAATCCCGCACCGAGGCCGCCGAAGGGGAGCCCGGGATATCCCCGGGGCCGCCGAGGACAGCCACCGCACCGCCGGTCGAGCGCGCCGCCGCCCGGCCGCCCCTCGTCCGCGAGCTCCTCCTCGTCGTGGGGCTCTTCCTCGTCTACAAGTTCGGCAGGCAGCTCGCCAACGGCCACACCGGCGAGGCGCTGCGCAACGCGCGCCGCGTCTGGGACGCCGAGCGCACCCTGCGGCTGCCGGGCGAAGGCCTCGTACAGGACGCGCTGCTGCACGGCGACGGCGTCGTGCACGTGGCCAACACCTACTACGCGACCGTGCACTTCCCGGCGACGCTGCTCTTCCTGGTGTGGCTCTATCTGCGCCGGCCCCGGCACTACGTGTGGGCGCGGCGCGTGCTCGCCGTGCTCACCGCCGCCGCGCTCGCGCTGCACCTCGGCTTCCCGCTCGCGCCGCCCCGGCTGCTGCCGACGGCGCACCTGGTGGACACCGCGCAGGTGTACGGGCCGTCCGTGTACGCGGCGAAGCCCGCGGCCGACACCATGGCCAACCAGTTCGCGGCGATGCCGTCGCTGCACTTCGGCTGGGCCCTGATGCTGGCGATCGGCCTGATCGTGGCGACCCGCTCCCGCTGGCGCTGGCTGTGGCTGCTGCATCCGCTGATCACGCTCCTGGTGATCGTCGGGACGGCCAACCACTACTGGCTCGACGCGCTCGCGGCCGCCGCGCTGCTCGGCATCGCGCTCGCCGTGCTCCGGCCGCCGCGCCCGGCGCGTTCGCGGGTGGTACGCCGCTCCGTGCCCGCGGCGTCGCCCGCCGCCCGGCCCACGGCCCCGCCCGCCGCCGACCTCGTCGGCTCCGGAGCCGGGCGGTGA
- a CDS encoding TetR/AcrR family transcriptional regulator, protein MTSREPVREHVCGKPSASRRSKLTPEREQEFYDAVLDQLRECGYEAVTMEGVAAATRCSKSTLYRQWKTKPQFVAAALRANRCVRFAGIDTGSVAGDLREAARSAAAWSERDTMLVQALSHAVQQDEDLQRALREALVEPEVQAIDAIVRRGVERGELPADHPSTEFVAAQLFGVLRVRPMLEGKNADAEYLTRFVDAVLLPGLGLVAPGPGPADGVAAGGAAD, encoded by the coding sequence ATGACGTCGCGGGAACCGGTACGTGAGCACGTGTGCGGCAAGCCGTCCGCCTCGCGCCGCTCCAAGCTGACGCCCGAGCGCGAGCAGGAGTTCTACGACGCGGTCCTCGACCAGCTCCGTGAGTGCGGCTACGAGGCCGTGACCATGGAGGGCGTCGCCGCCGCCACCCGGTGCAGCAAGTCCACGCTCTACCGCCAGTGGAAGACGAAGCCCCAGTTCGTGGCCGCCGCGCTGCGGGCCAACCGGTGTGTGCGGTTCGCGGGCATCGACACCGGCTCGGTGGCCGGTGACCTGCGGGAGGCGGCCCGCTCGGCCGCCGCGTGGAGCGAGCGCGACACGATGCTGGTGCAGGCGCTCAGCCACGCCGTCCAGCAGGACGAGGACCTCCAGCGGGCACTGCGCGAGGCGCTCGTGGAGCCGGAGGTGCAGGCGATCGACGCCATCGTCCGGCGGGGCGTGGAGCGCGGCGAGCTGCCCGCGGACCACCCGTCGACGGAGTTCGTGGCCGCGCAGCTCTTCGGCGTGCTGCGGGTGCGGCCGATGCTGGAGGGCAAGAACGCGGACGCGGAGTATCTGACGCGGTTCGTCGACGCGGTGCTGCTGCCGGGGCTCGGCCTCGTGGCACCCGGCCCCGGACCGGCGGACGGGGTCGCGGCGGGCGGCGCCGCCGACTGA
- a CDS encoding DUF2510 domain-containing protein, translated as MTHATPPGWYPDPGQTPGAPPSERWWDGNTWTDHVRAPGGSGLPAPGYPTTPGYPVPGHPQQPPGPPRRRIRTAIGVGIALAVLAGIGGGVYALTADDDDDKDSAKPPSPSAPSKPGPQDDGGSEGPEDSPSPGPSDGPRTEEGYATDTASGISLPVPDGWDGQSGGAGAGVTTGKYPCPGDSAKQCVRGGAFSTPALRLKVTASTPEAAAKADIKKNAEEAYGGTIYGGAPKSHDQLASKAVTVAGQKGYLVRWKVDSRKGPDGYVQSLAFKSPADEMTMVLVRFGIDVHDDAPAVSSMDEITKGIKKARGGGGGGGDGQQVHAPTSARER; from the coding sequence ATGACGCACGCGACTCCTCCCGGCTGGTATCCGGACCCCGGGCAGACCCCTGGCGCCCCGCCGTCCGAGCGGTGGTGGGACGGGAACACGTGGACGGATCACGTCCGTGCGCCGGGCGGCAGCGGCCTCCCCGCTCCCGGCTACCCCACCACCCCGGGCTACCCGGTCCCCGGCCACCCCCAGCAGCCGCCGGGCCCGCCGCGGCGCCGCATACGTACGGCGATCGGCGTGGGCATAGCCCTCGCGGTGCTCGCGGGCATCGGCGGCGGGGTCTACGCGCTGACCGCCGACGACGATGACGACAAGGACAGCGCCAAGCCGCCGTCCCCGTCGGCGCCTTCGAAGCCGGGCCCGCAGGACGACGGCGGCAGCGAGGGGCCCGAGGACTCCCCCTCGCCCGGCCCGTCCGACGGTCCCCGGACCGAGGAGGGGTACGCCACCGACACCGCCAGCGGCATCAGCCTGCCCGTCCCCGACGGCTGGGACGGCCAGTCGGGCGGCGCCGGCGCGGGCGTGACGACCGGCAAGTACCCCTGCCCCGGCGACTCCGCCAAGCAGTGCGTGCGCGGCGGCGCCTTCTCGACGCCCGCGCTCCGTCTGAAGGTCACCGCGTCGACCCCGGAGGCGGCGGCCAAGGCCGACATCAAGAAGAACGCCGAGGAGGCGTACGGCGGCACGATCTACGGCGGTGCCCCGAAGTCGCACGACCAGCTCGCCTCGAAGGCGGTCACGGTGGCCGGGCAGAAGGGCTATCTGGTCCGCTGGAAGGTCGACTCGCGCAAGGGCCCCGACGGCTACGTCCAGTCGCTCGCGTTCAAGTCCCCCGCTGACGAGATGACGATGGTCCTCGTCCGCTTCGGCATCGACGTCCACGACGACGCCCCCGCCGTGTCGTCCATGGACGAGATCACCAAGGGGATCAAGAAGGCCCGCGGCGGCGGGGGCGGGGGCGGCGACGGACAGCAGGTCCACGCGCCGACGAGCGCCCGGGAACGGTAG